Proteins from a single region of Cytophagaceae bacterium:
- a CDS encoding transglycosylase SLT domain-containing protein: MKISKLFLTFSLLVNVVAVSEVFSQVNVEVLEEKTGNIDSVVADLVPKIVYPYELTVFDERDKKEYTILIEDPAVVEARLKSIEQTMPMVYNESVKKYLDFFLIRRPSFTRHMMEEKDVYFPIFEKYLEENDMPQELKYLALLESGLNPKAVSRSKAVGLWQFMSFTGKEMGLIINDYIDERMHIEKSTDAACKYLGILYNRFQDWDLALASYNTGPGRISRTIKATGKSNYWDLHPHIHPDTRAYVPQFIALAYLMNFGEKHGIFPKNKKEFIPVEKINVNTFVDLNVLANLSEIDLAEIKKLNPHLKKDVVPEMPMGYEIAMPANRMLVFNSKRDFILDSASKTQIKEQISPIQPANNEAVLASSGTSADYTTLSDGTIVIGRKSTLVPDLVMHKDDEPVKYKNITRQVKKVHRVKRGEFLNRIADRYDVTSSEIKRWNNKKSSKVLVGERLTIYVNQKERVKANSLVAKSSSENIKKPKSIHTVKRGDTLWNISQRYEGVTIDDIKKWNNIKGNTVKVGQKIKIKS; the protein is encoded by the coding sequence ATGAAAATCTCAAAATTATTTTTGACCTTTTCTTTGTTGGTTAACGTTGTCGCTGTGTCTGAGGTTTTCTCACAGGTCAATGTTGAAGTATTAGAAGAAAAAACAGGAAATATCGATTCGGTTGTTGCCGATTTGGTACCTAAAATCGTGTATCCATACGAACTTACCGTTTTTGATGAACGCGATAAAAAAGAATATACAATACTTATTGAAGACCCTGCCGTTGTAGAGGCGAGACTTAAGAGTATTGAGCAAACCATGCCAATGGTATATAACGAAAGCGTAAAAAAATATCTTGATTTCTTTTTAATTCGTCGTCCAAGCTTTACTCGCCACATGATGGAAGAGAAAGATGTATATTTTCCGATTTTCGAAAAATATCTTGAAGAAAACGACATGCCTCAGGAACTGAAATATTTGGCTCTGCTTGAGTCAGGTCTTAATCCAAAGGCAGTTTCCAGAAGTAAAGCCGTTGGTTTGTGGCAATTTATGTCTTTTACAGGCAAAGAGATGGGGCTGATAATCAATGACTATATCGATGAAAGAATGCATATCGAAAAGTCCACAGACGCAGCATGTAAGTATTTAGGAATTCTATACAACAGATTTCAGGATTGGGATTTGGCACTGGCGTCTTATAACACCGGACCGGGAAGAATCAGCAGAACTATAAAAGCAACAGGAAAAAGTAATTATTGGGATTTGCATCCTCATATTCATCCCGATACCAGGGCTTATGTTCCTCAATTTATAGCATTGGCTTATTTGATGAATTTTGGCGAAAAACATGGCATTTTTCCAAAAAATAAAAAAGAGTTTATCCCTGTTGAAAAAATCAATGTAAACACTTTTGTTGACCTTAATGTATTGGCCAATTTAAGTGAAATCGATTTGGCAGAAATCAAAAAGTTAAATCCTCATCTTAAAAAAGACGTGGTGCCGGAAATGCCAATGGGTTATGAAATAGCAATGCCAGCCAATAGAATGTTGGTTTTTAATAGTAAGCGTGATTTTATTCTTGATTCCGCATCAAAAACTCAAATCAAAGAGCAAATTAGCCCAATACAACCAGCAAATAATGAAGCAGTACTTGCTTCAAGTGGTACTTCAGCTGACTATACTACACTTAGCGACGGCACAATCGTTATTGGAAGGAAATCCACCTTGGTGCCTGATTTGGTGATGCATAAAGACGATGAACCAGTAAAATATAAAAATATCACTCGTCAGGTTAAAAAAGTACATAGAGTAAAAAGAGGAGAATTCCTTAACAGAATTGCAGATAGATATGATGTGACTTCATCCGAAATAAAAAGATGGAATAACAAAAAATCATCAAAGGTTTTGGTTGGAGAAAGATTGACTATTTATGTTAATCAAAAAGAAAGAGTTAAAGCAAACAGTTTGGTTGCAAAATCTTCGTCTGAAAATATCAAAAAGCCTAAAAGTATTCATACTGTTAAGCGTGGCGACACCCTTTGGAATATTTCTCAACGATATGAAGGTGTTACAATTGATGATATAAAAAAGTGGAATAATATCAAAGGAAATACTGTGAAAGTAGGCCAAAAAATCAAAATAAAAAGCTAA
- the gatA gene encoding Asp-tRNA(Asn)/Glu-tRNA(Gln) amidotransferase subunit GatA, with protein MTYKSFKQYQSQLKSGDISLSQTIESFLNRIEENKDLNVFLEVYGEEALASAKIVEEKFKNGNAGKLAGMVIGIKDVLAYKNHGLQAGSKILEGFKSQFTATAVQRLIDEDAIIIGRQNCDEFAMGSSNENSAFGPVKNFADTSRVPGGSSGGSAVAVQAGLCHASIGSDTGGSVRQPAGFCGVVGLKPSYSRVSRWGLAAYASSFDCVGPIANNVEDVALLLEVMAGQDQFDSTVYPHPTEKFSEFSSEKKKYKIGYFTEALESEGLDNEVKLHTENRLEALRNAGHELVPLSFPKLKYLLPTYYILTMAEASSNLNRYDGIRYGHRANNAKNLEELYKKSRGEGFGKEVKKRIMLGTFILSADYYDAYYTKAQKVRAIIKAETEAFFENVDFIVSPTTPTPAFKIGANGGEDPLQMFLADIFTVHANVVGLPAISVPNGITKGGLPVGFQILSADFSEKKLLEFASEII; from the coding sequence GTGACATACAAAAGTTTTAAACAATATCAATCTCAACTTAAAAGCGGAGATATTTCTCTTAGTCAAACTATTGAGAGTTTCCTTAATAGAATCGAAGAAAATAAGGACCTCAATGTTTTCCTTGAAGTATATGGAGAAGAGGCTCTGGCCTCGGCAAAAATTGTTGAAGAAAAATTCAAAAACGGCAATGCCGGAAAGCTTGCCGGAATGGTGATTGGAATCAAAGATGTACTTGCCTATAAAAATCACGGTCTGCAAGCAGGTAGTAAAATTCTGGAAGGGTTCAAATCTCAGTTTACGGCAACTGCTGTACAAAGACTGATTGATGAAGATGCCATAATTATCGGGCGTCAAAATTGCGATGAATTTGCTATGGGCTCCTCCAACGAAAATTCAGCTTTTGGCCCCGTGAAAAATTTTGCTGACACATCCAGAGTGCCGGGAGGCTCTAGTGGAGGCTCGGCAGTAGCAGTGCAAGCGGGTTTATGCCATGCTTCAATCGGCTCAGATACCGGTGGGTCTGTCAGGCAACCTGCCGGATTTTGTGGAGTCGTAGGTCTTAAACCTTCTTATTCCAGAGTTTCAAGGTGGGGTTTGGCTGCTTATGCATCTTCTTTTGACTGTGTTGGACCAATTGCCAATAATGTTGAAGATGTAGCCTTGCTATTAGAGGTAATGGCAGGACAAGATCAATTTGACAGTACGGTGTATCCGCACCCTACTGAAAAGTTTTCTGAGTTTTCATCTGAAAAGAAAAAATATAAAATTGGATATTTCACTGAAGCTTTAGAATCGGAAGGACTTGATAATGAGGTGAAATTGCATACTGAAAATAGGCTTGAAGCTTTGAGAAATGCCGGGCATGAATTGGTCCCTTTATCATTTCCCAAGTTAAAGTATTTGCTTCCAACCTACTACATTTTGACTATGGCCGAAGCCAGCTCTAACCTTAACCGATATGATGGAATAAGGTATGGTCACAGGGCAAATAATGCCAAAAATCTTGAGGAATTATACAAAAAATCAAGGGGTGAAGGCTTTGGAAAAGAAGTGAAAAAGCGGATTATGTTGGGTACCTTTATATTGAGTGCCGACTATTATGATGCTTATTATACCAAAGCTCAAAAAGTTAGAGCAATAATCAAAGCCGAGACCGAAGCATTTTTTGAAAATGTTGATTTTATTGTATCACCTACTACCCCAACTCCGGCGTTCAAAATAGGAGCAAATGGAGGAGAAGACCCGCTTCAGATGTTCCTGGCAGATATTTTTACGGTACATGCCAACGTAGTGGGTTTGCCAGCTATTTCTGTTCCTAATGGTATTACTAAGGGAGGACTGCCTGTCGGTTTTCAAATACTTAGTGCCGATTTTTCAGAGAAAAAATTATTGGAATTTGCGTCAGAAATTATATAA
- the tatA gene encoding twin-arginine translocase TatA/TatE family subunit, which yields MELATLLFLGNLGGTEIFVIVFVILLFFGAKKLPELARGLGKGIREFKDATKEVKDNIEKAANSED from the coding sequence ATGGAATTAGCAACATTATTGTTTTTAGGAAACTTAGGCGGTACTGAAATTTTCGTTATCGTTTTTGTAATATTATTATTCTTTGGAGCTAAAAAGTTGCCTGAATTGGCTCGTGGATTAGGAAAAGGCATCAGAGAGTTTAAAGATGCTACCAAAGAAGTAAAAGATAATATCGAAAAAGCGGCAAATTCGGAAGATTAA
- a CDS encoding DUF1232 domain-containing protein: MNKSDIVGRILTSVFYGKSKNKAKGMATNSAGILQLLKQVFQKFQTESLGSVLGSVRDQILTLGKLLKFYASGRYREVDLKNLVVILASFLYFLSPIDLIPDFLPVLGFTDDVALISFVFVSVTDEIAKFEKWLQENNIE, from the coding sequence ATGAATAAATCGGATATAGTGGGGCGAATTTTAACTTCTGTTTTTTACGGTAAATCCAAAAATAAAGCCAAAGGAATGGCCACAAACTCTGCCGGGATTCTTCAACTTCTCAAGCAGGTTTTTCAAAAATTCCAGACCGAAAGCCTGGGTTCTGTTTTGGGAAGTGTCAGGGATCAGATACTTACTTTAGGGAAGCTATTAAAGTTTTATGCTTCGGGGCGATATAGGGAAGTGGATTTGAAAAATCTCGTTGTGATTCTGGCATCGTTCTTATATTTTTTGTCCCCAATTGATTTAATTCCCGATTTTTTACCAGTTTTGGGTTTTACTGATGACGTAGCCTTGATTTCTTTTGTGTTTGTTTCGGTAACAGATGAGATAGCTAAATTCGAAAAATGGCTTCAGGAAAATAATATTGAATAA
- a CDS encoding malate dehydrogenase, which yields MKVTVIGAGAVGATAADNIARKQIASEVVILDIREGFAEGKAMDLSQTASIEGFDSKIVGVTNDYQRTAKSDVIVVTSGVPRKPGMTREELIGINAGIVKTVVTNALAVSPKAVIIIVSNPMDTMTYLTYQVAAEMGISRKKVLGMGGALDSSRFRYRLSEAMNVAQSDINGMVIGGHGDTTMIPLTRLATWNGIPVSRFLSGEKLKEVSDKTMVGGATLTSLLGTSAWYAPGAAIGQVVESILRDEKKIIPSCVYLNGEYGQKDICIGVPVTIGRNGWEKIVNLRLSNAEKEAFEKSAEAVRSMNAAL from the coding sequence ATGAAAGTAACAGTTATAGGTGCCGGTGCCGTAGGAGCTACTGCCGCCGACAATATTGCCAGAAAGCAAATTGCCTCTGAAGTGGTTATTCTGGATATCAGAGAAGGTTTCGCTGAAGGTAAAGCAATGGATCTATCACAAACGGCTTCGATTGAAGGTTTTGATTCAAAAATAGTTGGTGTTACAAATGACTATCAGCGTACCGCAAAATCAGATGTGATTGTAGTTACCTCAGGTGTTCCCCGTAAACCGGGCATGACTCGCGAAGAGCTAATCGGCATCAATGCAGGGATTGTCAAAACTGTAGTAACCAACGCTTTAGCAGTATCTCCTAAAGCAGTGATTATCATTGTGTCTAACCCAATGGATACTATGACTTACCTTACTTATCAGGTGGCTGCCGAAATGGGTATCTCAAGGAAAAAAGTTTTAGGAATGGGTGGAGCTCTTGACTCGTCGAGATTCAGATACAGATTATCTGAAGCTATGAATGTAGCTCAAAGTGACATTAACGGTATGGTAATTGGCGGTCATGGCGATACCACTATGATTCCTTTAACCCGTTTGGCTACCTGGAATGGCATTCCTGTAAGCAGATTTTTATCAGGTGAAAAACTGAAAGAAGTATCTGACAAAACAATGGTTGGTGGTGCTACACTTACCTCATTGTTAGGAACTTCGGCATGGTATGCACCCGGTGCTGCAATTGGCCAGGTAGTTGAGTCAATCCTAAGAGACGAAAAGAAAATTATTCCTTCTTGTGTTTATCTCAACGGCGAATATGGTCAAAAAGATATCTGTATAGGTGTTCCTGTTACCATCGGACGCAATGGATGGGAGAAAATCGTCAATCTGAGATTGAGCAATGCAGAAAAAGAAGCATTTGAAAAATCGGCAGAAGCTGTAAGGTCTATGAATGCTGCCCTATAA
- the sucD gene encoding succinate--CoA ligase subunit alpha, protein MSILVNKNSKVIVQGFTGSEGSFHAGQMIDYGTNVVGGVTPGKGGQTHLECPVFNTVEEAVKSTGADVSIIFVPPGFAADAIMEAADAGIKVIVCITEGIPTKDMVKAKSYIQGKGVTLIGPNCPGIITAEECKVGIMPGFIFKKGTIGVVSKSGTLTYEAVDQLTKAGLGQTTAIGIGGDPIIGTTTKEAVEMFMNDPETEGIVMIGEIGGGMEAEAARYIKESGNKKPVVGFIAGQTAPKGRRMGHAGAIIGGADDTAAAKMAIMRECGIHVVDSPAEIGATMLKALKKD, encoded by the coding sequence ATGAGTATTTTAGTAAACAAAAATTCGAAAGTAATCGTACAGGGTTTTACCGGTTCAGAAGGATCATTTCATGCTGGTCAGATGATCGACTATGGAACAAACGTAGTGGGTGGAGTTACACCTGGAAAAGGTGGACAAACGCATTTGGAATGTCCGGTATTTAACACCGTAGAAGAAGCCGTAAAATCAACAGGTGCTGATGTTTCGATAATTTTTGTGCCACCTGGTTTTGCCGCCGATGCAATAATGGAAGCAGCAGATGCAGGTATTAAAGTGATTGTTTGTATTACCGAAGGCATTCCAACCAAAGATATGGTGAAAGCCAAATCATATATTCAAGGTAAAGGCGTTACACTTATAGGGCCTAACTGTCCGGGAATCATTACCGCAGAAGAGTGTAAAGTGGGTATTATGCCGGGCTTTATATTTAAAAAAGGTACTATTGGTGTAGTTTCAAAATCCGGAACACTTACCTATGAGGCCGTTGATCAATTAACTAAGGCTGGTTTGGGTCAAACAACCGCAATTGGTATCGGAGGTGACCCAATTATTGGTACAACTACCAAAGAAGCAGTAGAAATGTTTATGAACGACCCTGAAACTGAGGGTATTGTGATGATTGGAGAAATTGGTGGAGGCATGGAAGCCGAAGCCGCAAGATATATTAAGGAATCAGGGAATAAAAAACCTGTGGTTGGATTTATTGCCGGGCAAACTGCTCCAAAAGGAAGAAGAATGGGACATGCCGGTGCAATTATCGGTGGAGCCGACGATACCGCTGCTGCCAAGATGGCGATTATGAGAGAATGTGGCATACATGTAGTTGATTCTCCTGCTGAAATTGGGGCAACAATGCTCAAAGCATTAAAAAAAGATTAA
- a CDS encoding methionine adenosyltransferase, with protein sequence MAYLFTSESVSEGHPDKVADQISDALIDHFLAFDPNSKVACETLVTTGLVVLAGEVNTNTYLDVQTIARNVIKKIGYTKAEYMFEADSCGIISAIHEQSSDINQGVDRKSSENFEDKANAQGAGDQGMMFGFATTETDNYMPLALDLSHKILEELAAIRRENTDIKYLRPDSKSQVTIEYSDDNVPQRIDTIVISTQHDDFAADEEMLAKIKSDMINIVIPRVKAQLKPSLQALFNDAITYHINPTGKFVIGGPHGDTGLTGRKIIVDTYGGKGAHGGGAFSGKDPSKVDRSAAYATRHIAKNLVAAGVCDQVLVQVSYAIGVAQPCGIFVDTYGTSKVAQTDGEIAKIVEKTFDMRPYAIEQRFKLRSPIYSETAAYGHMGRESKVITKKFDNAGQQKEVEVELFTWEKLDYVDKVKAAFGL encoded by the coding sequence ATGGCTTATTTATTTACTTCTGAGTCAGTATCAGAAGGACATCCCGACAAAGTAGCAGATCAGATTTCTGACGCACTCATTGATCACTTTTTAGCATTTGATCCCAATTCAAAAGTAGCTTGTGAAACGCTTGTAACCACCGGTTTAGTAGTATTAGCTGGAGAAGTTAATACCAACACGTATCTTGACGTACAGACAATCGCCCGCAACGTTATCAAGAAAATTGGTTATACCAAAGCCGAATACATGTTTGAGGCTGATTCATGCGGAATTATTTCAGCCATCCATGAGCAATCCTCAGATATTAATCAGGGAGTTGATCGTAAATCTTCAGAAAATTTTGAAGACAAAGCCAACGCTCAGGGTGCCGGTGACCAGGGGATGATGTTTGGTTTCGCCACTACAGAAACTGACAATTACATGCCATTAGCTCTGGATCTTTCCCATAAAATTTTGGAAGAGCTTGCTGCTATCAGAAGAGAAAATACTGATATTAAGTATCTTAGGCCTGACTCAAAATCTCAGGTAACCATTGAGTATTCTGATGACAATGTCCCTCAGCGTATTGATACTATCGTGATTTCAACTCAGCATGATGATTTTGCTGCGGACGAAGAAATGCTTGCAAAAATCAAATCAGATATGATAAATATCGTGATTCCAAGAGTTAAAGCTCAGTTAAAACCATCATTGCAGGCCTTGTTTAACGATGCCATCACTTATCACATTAATCCAACAGGCAAATTTGTTATTGGAGGTCCTCATGGAGATACCGGTTTGACAGGAAGAAAAATCATTGTGGATACCTATGGTGGAAAAGGTGCACATGGTGGTGGAGCTTTCTCAGGTAAAGATCCTTCTAAAGTTGACCGTTCTGCTGCTTATGCTACACGCCATATTGCCAAGAACCTTGTGGCAGCGGGAGTTTGTGACCAGGTATTGGTACAAGTTTCTTATGCTATCGGTGTGGCTCAGCCTTGTGGTATTTTTGTGGATACCTATGGTACTTCAAAAGTGGCTCAGACTGACGGCGAAATCGCCAAAATTGTTGAAAAAACTTTCGATATGAGGCCTTATGCCATAGAGCAAAGATTCAAATTGCGTAGCCCGATTTATTCTGAAACAGCCGCTTATGGTCATATGGGACGTGAATCAAAAGTTATCACGAAAAAATTTGATAATGCAGGCCAGCAAAAAGAAGTAGAAGTAGAGTTGTTTACATGGGAAAAACTTGACTATGTTGACAAAGTTAAAGCTGCTTTTGGTCTATAA
- the lipA gene encoding lipoyl synthase — MIEQEEIKRKKRPDWLRVKLPIGENFRKVREIVDDKKLHTICQSGNCPNMGECWGEGTATFMILGNVCTRSCNFCAVATGRPTEYDINEPMRVAEAIKSMGVKHAVITSVNRDELKDKGAEIWYQTVVLTKQLSPNTTIETLIPDTKSDWDSLYRMISAGQEVVSHNMETVESLYRKVRPQARYARSLEQIRKTKEYGKRTKTGIMLGLGEKQEEVLKAMDDLAENGCDILTLGQYLQPTKMHHEVIEFIHPDIFAMYREEGLRRGIKYVESGPLVRSSYHSERHVNV; from the coding sequence ATGATAGAGCAGGAAGAGATCAAAAGGAAGAAAAGACCGGACTGGCTGAGAGTGAAACTTCCCATTGGTGAGAATTTCAGGAAAGTAAGAGAAATTGTTGACGATAAAAAACTTCATACCATTTGTCAGAGTGGCAACTGCCCAAATATGGGCGAATGCTGGGGTGAAGGAACCGCAACTTTTATGATCTTAGGAAATGTATGTACCCGTAGCTGCAATTTTTGTGCAGTTGCAACTGGAAGGCCTACAGAATACGATATCAATGAGCCTATGAGGGTTGCAGAAGCTATAAAATCAATGGGTGTTAAGCATGCCGTTATCACTTCTGTAAATCGTGATGAACTTAAAGATAAAGGAGCCGAAATCTGGTATCAAACGGTTGTTTTGACCAAACAGCTATCTCCAAATACTACGATTGAAACCCTTATTCCGGATACTAAAAGTGACTGGGATTCATTATATAGAATGATTTCTGCCGGGCAAGAGGTGGTTTCTCATAACATGGAAACCGTTGAAAGCCTTTATCGTAAAGTCAGACCACAAGCCAGGTATGCCCGTAGTCTGGAGCAAATCAGAAAGACCAAAGAATATGGAAAAAGAACCAAAACGGGCATAATGCTTGGCTTAGGTGAAAAACAAGAAGAGGTTTTAAAAGCGATGGATGATTTGGCTGAAAATGGTTGTGATATCCTGACTTTGGGCCAGTATCTGCAACCTACCAAAATGCATCATGAAGTGATTGAGTTTATCCATCCGGATATTTTTGCCATGTATCGGGAAGAAGGACTACGGCGAGGAATCAAGTACGTGGAGTCTGGTCCACTGGTAAGGTCAAGTTATCATAGTGAAAGGCATGTAAACGTTTAA
- a CDS encoding DUF853 family protein: protein MSKTEKFSEHIKTGYQFKGDSIILGAAKLDNDVVEGTQIKIPLKTMNRHGLIAGATGTGKTKSLQVLAENLSDASVPVLLMDIKGDLSGIAKEGEAKDFIIERTDAAGIEYTPMGFPVEFLTLSDEKGARLRATVSEFGPILLSKIIGLNETQEGILSVLFKYCDDNKLPLLDLKDLIRVIQFLSDEGKDEFENSYGRMSSTSLGTIMRKVIELQQQGADVFFGETSFDIEDLMRIDKEGRGMISVLRVTDLMDRPKLFSTFMLSLLAELYSKMPEAGDEDRPKLVIFIDEAHLVFQEATKALLQQIETVIKLIRSKGVGIYFCTQNPQDVPASVLAQLGLKLQHALRAFTANDRKAIKEAAGNYPETDFYKTEDILTSMGIGEALVTCLNEKGIPTPLAVTFMCPPRSRMDVLTDDEIEEIVNSSKIAEKYNEIIDRESAYEILNGKLDEADEAEDSPKNSGKKEKSTLETILNSSVTRQIGRTAASIITRSLLGALGMSGKKTKSWF from the coding sequence ATGTCAAAGACTGAAAAATTTTCGGAGCATATAAAAACCGGTTATCAATTTAAGGGAGATTCCATAATATTGGGTGCAGCAAAACTTGATAATGATGTAGTTGAAGGTACTCAAATAAAAATACCACTCAAAACAATGAACAGGCATGGGCTGATTGCCGGAGCCACTGGTACTGGTAAAACCAAAAGTTTACAGGTATTAGCAGAAAACCTGAGCGATGCAAGTGTACCGGTTCTGTTGATGGATATCAAAGGAGATTTAAGCGGAATAGCCAAAGAGGGAGAAGCCAAAGACTTTATTATTGAAAGAACCGACGCTGCCGGCATTGAATACACCCCGATGGGCTTTCCAGTTGAGTTTCTTACGCTAAGTGACGAGAAAGGAGCCCGTCTCAGGGCAACGGTTTCCGAATTTGGACCTATTCTATTGTCCAAAATCATTGGATTAAATGAGACTCAGGAAGGAATACTTTCAGTTTTATTCAAATATTGTGATGACAATAAGCTTCCTTTACTCGACCTCAAAGACCTGATCAGGGTAATACAGTTTCTCAGCGATGAAGGCAAAGATGAATTCGAAAATTCATACGGTCGTATGTCATCAACTTCGTTGGGTACTATCATGCGAAAAGTTATTGAGCTGCAACAACAAGGTGCAGATGTGTTTTTTGGAGAAACTTCGTTTGACATCGAAGATTTGATGCGAATTGATAAAGAAGGCCGGGGGATGATTTCTGTATTGAGAGTGACAGACCTAATGGACCGACCTAAGCTATTTTCCACCTTCATGTTAAGTCTTTTGGCTGAATTATACTCCAAAATGCCCGAAGCCGGAGATGAAGACAGGCCGAAACTGGTTATTTTTATTGATGAAGCACATTTGGTTTTTCAGGAAGCTACAAAAGCCTTGCTTCAGCAAATAGAAACAGTTATCAAACTGATACGTTCTAAAGGCGTGGGTATTTATTTTTGCACGCAAAATCCCCAGGATGTGCCGGCATCAGTTTTGGCACAATTAGGATTAAAATTGCAACACGCATTAAGAGCATTTACAGCTAACGATCGAAAAGCCATTAAAGAAGCCGCAGGAAACTATCCCGAAACTGATTTTTATAAAACAGAAGATATCCTGACATCGATGGGAATAGGTGAAGCTTTGGTTACTTGTTTGAATGAAAAAGGCATTCCTACTCCGCTGGCAGTGACCTTTATGTGTCCTCCACGTAGCAGAATGGATGTATTGACCGATGACGAAATAGAGGAAATAGTAAACAGCTCAAAAATTGCCGAAAAATATAACGAGATAATTGATCGGGAAAGTGCCTATGAAATATTGAACGGCAAACTTGATGAGGCTGATGAGGCAGAAGATTCTCCCAAAAACAGTGGTAAAAAAGAAAAATCAACTTTGGAAACCATATTAAACAGTTCGGTGACCCGTCAAATCGGACGCACCGCTGCAAGCATAATCACAAGATCTTTATTGGGAGCTTTGGGTATGAGCGGTAAAAAAACAAAAAGCTGGTTTTAA